GGGCACGGCCCTGGTCAGCAGACGGCTGCTGCGCCAGACGCACGGCCTCGGACCGTACGAGATGACCCGCATGTACGAGCACCACGACGCGGTGCTGCACGCGGTCCGGGAGGGTGTGCTGATCGTCGGCGACGGCGGCCGGCTGCTGCTGGCCAACGACGAGGCGCACCGGCTGCTGGACCTGCCCGAGGACGCCGAGCAGCGCACCGTGCTGGAGCTGGGCCTGGACGACGAGACGGCGGCACTGCTGGCCTCGGGCCGGGTGGCGACGGACGAGGTGCACCTGGTCGGGGACCGGCTGGTGGCGATCAACCAGCGCCCCACCGATCTGCGCGGCGGCCCGGCCGGCAGCGTCACCACGCTGCGCGACTCCACCGAGCTGCGCGCCCTGTCCGGCCGTGCGGAGGTGGCGCGCGAGCGGCTGAACATGCTGTACGACGCAGGGGTGGGCATCGGCACCAGCCTGGACGTGAGCCGTACCGCGGAGGAACTGGCGAAACTCGTGGTGCCCCGGTTCGCGGACTTCGCGACCGTGGACCTGTTCGACGCGGTCCTGCACGGCGAGGAGCCGAGGCCGGGCACCGCGCTGCGCCGCGCCGCCTGCGCCGGCACCCGCGAGGACTGCCCGCTGTACCCGGTGGGCGAGCGGATCCGGTTCGTGGCGACCTCGCCGCAGGCGCGCAGCCTGACCACCGGGCAGTCGGTGCTGGTGCCCCGGCTGCGTGACGCGCCCGGCTGGCGCGCGCAGGACCTGGAGCGCACCGACCAGGTCCTGGCGTTCGGCATCCATTCGCTGATCACCGTGCCGCTGAGGGCGGGCAGCCTGGTGCTGGGGGTGGCGAACTTCTGGCGTTCGGAGAAGCCGCAGCCGTTCGACGCCGAGGAGCTGACCCTCGCCGACGAGCTGGTCGCGCGGGCGGCGGTGTCCATCGACAACGCCCGCCGGTACACGCGCGAGCACAGCATGGCGGTCACCCTGCAGCGCAGTCTGCTGCCGCGCTCGCTGCCCGAGCAGGGCGCGCTGGAGATCGCCTACCGGTATCTGCCGGCGCAGGCCGGGGTGGGCGGCGACTGGTTCGACGTGCTGCCGCTGTCCGGAGCCCGGGTGGCGCTGGTGGTGGGGGACGTGGTGGGGCACGGGCTGCATGCCGCGGCCACCATGGGCCGGCTGCGCACGGCGGTGCACAACTTCTCCGCGCTGGACCTGCCGCCCGACGAGCTCCTCGGCCTGCTGGACGAGCTGGTGGGCCGGATCGACCAGCAGGAGACCGCCGCGGACGGCGCCGCGGCGATCACCGGCGCGACCTGTCTGTACGCGGTGTACGACCCGGTGGCGCGGGTCTGCACCGTGGCCCGGGCCGGCCATCCGCCGCCCGCGCTGGTGCACTCCGACGGCCGGGTGGAGTTCCCGGAGGTGCCCGCCGGGCCGCCGCTGGGGCTGGGCGGGCTGCCGTTCGAGACGGCCGAGCTGGAGCTGGCTCAGGACAGCCGACTGGTGCTGTACACCGACGGGCTGGTGGAGGACCGCGAGCGGGACATCGACGCGGGCCTGGATATGCTGAGCGACGCCCTGCGCGGGACGCCGGGCGCCTCGCCGGAGGAGACCTGCCGCGCGGTGCTGGACCACCTGCCGGGCCGGCCGAGCGACGACGTCGCGCTGATCGTCGCCCGCACGCGGGTGCTGGGCCCCGACCGGGTCGCCGAGTGGCAGGTGCCGTCCGACCCGGCGGCGGTGTCCGAGGTGCGGGCCGCGGTGACCCGGCAGCTCGCCGACTGGAACCTGGAGGAGCTGGACTTCACGACGGAGCTGATCCTGAGCGAGCTGGTCACCAACGCCATCCGCTACGGCCGTGGCCCGATCGGCGTACGGCTGCTGCGCGACCGCACCCTGATCTGCGAGGTCTCCGACCGCAGCACGACCTCGCCGCATCTGCGGTACGCGGCGAGCACCGACGAGGGCGGCCGGGGCCTGTTCCTGGTGGCGCAGCTCGCCGAGCGGTGGGGCACCCGGTACACCCCCAACGGCAAGATCATCTGGGCGGAGCAGCCGCTGCCGTAGACCTTAGCCGGAATTGTGTTGAGGACACGTCACCCGGCGGGTGATGATCTCCGGCATGTTCTCGCGCAGGAATCGCCGCCCGAAGTCCCCCGAGCTCCTCAAGGCCTGGGAGTCGCTGGACTCCCGTGATGTGCCGGGCGCGCTGCGGCAGTTGCGGGCGGCGGGCGAGGAGCAGCCGCTCGCCGAGGTGGCCCTGGTGGTACGCCGGGCCGCCGGGGCAGCGGGTTTCGACGATCTCGCCGAGGCCGCCGCCGCCCTCGCCGCAGCGCCCGAACGTCCCAAGGCCCTTTATGACTTCGGGTACGCGTGCGTCGAACGCGGCGTGTCGTATCTGGCGGTTCCCGCGCTGCGCGAGGCGCTGCGCCGCGGCGACGGTTCCCTCGTCGTGCTGCGGGAGCTGGTGTCGGCATACGAGGACGAGGGCCGCCACCGCGAGGCGGTCACCGAACTCACCCGGTACGAGGGCGAGTTGCGGGACTGGCCGGACGGCTATCTGCTGGTGTTCAACGCCGTCCTCGCGGGCGACCTGGAGCTGGCCCGGCGCCGGCACGCACGGCTGTCCGATCCGGAGGACACGCAGTGGCAGCCGGCGCGGGAGAGGCAGAACCGGGTCCTGGATCGCGCGGCCGAGGCCGAGCGGGCGTCCTCGCTCGACCCGACCGATCTGCGCGGCTGGCAGTACGTGATCGCCGGCACGGTCCTCGGCACCCTGTCGCCGTACGGCTTCGACGCGGGCATGCACGGCCGCTACGCCTGGCTGCAGGACACCCCGGACGGCTGTCTGCGCGGTCTGCTACGGCTGCGTACCCTGCTGGAGGCGACCGGGGTGCGGCCCCGGTCGGTGTCACTGCTGCCGGACCGGGACTCGCGGATCCTCGGGCTCGCCGCGGCCGCGGTGCTGGGCCTGCCGGCCGAGCCGTTCGCGCCCGGCCGCACGGACACGGTGGTCGTGGCCTACGACCTCGACGGTGTGGCGGCGCACGACGACGGCCCGGAGATCCTCGGGCAGCTCTTCGAGCGCGTGCCCGGGCAGGTGCTGCACGAGCACGCGAGCTGCTGGACGGACCCGCCCGCCATCACCGCGGACAGCGTCGGTCTGCTGCACCAGTCGGTGGTGCCGCCCTGGGGCGCGCAGCTGCGCCAGGGCGCGGACGGCGGCGTCGAGCCGGGCCCGGCGGACGACCGCCCGGAGGCCGAGATCGCCGCCGAGGTGACGGCGGCCGACCCGAGCGCCGACCCGGGGGACGGCGAGGGCCCCGCGGACGACGACGCGCGGTTCGCGGCGTTCGCCGGGGTCGTCAGCGGCACCTGGCTGCGCGGCGACCGGGCGCGGGTGCGCTCCGCCGGGCCCGTCCCCAGTTCCCGGTTCGCCTGAGCGGCGGAGGCGGTCAGGCGCTCAATCGCGAGCGCAGCAGCTGCTTCCCCATCTCGGCGCCCTTGCGGCTGTCGGCCTGTGCCTTGTGGAACAGGTCCACCAGTTCGTTGTCGTGGTCCCGTTCGGCGTCCTGGATGTACGTTTCCAGGCGCAGGGCGTTGTCCAGGCACGCCTCGACGTACCAGATCAGGTCGTAGTTCTTGTCGCGCGTGCCGGTGACGCCGCCGGTCTCGCTGGTGCTGGTCATCCGGGGTCTCCTCCTTCTGTCGACCCTGCGTCGTTCTCAACAGGCTTCCGGGTACCCGTGCGACCTGCGGACACACGCCCTGTCGGGTCAGCCGAGGGCGCGGTCGAGGTTGAAGGCCGCGCTGATCAGCGCCAGATGCGTGAAGGCCTGCGGGAAGTTGCCCTGTTGCTCGCCGGTGCGGCCGATCTCCTCGGCGTACAGGCCGAGGTGGTTGGCGTAGGTGAGCATCTTCTCGAAGGCCAGCCGGGCCTCGTCGAGCCTCCCGGCCCGCACCAGGGCCTCGACGTACCAGAAGGAGCAGATGGAGAAGGTGCCCTCGTCGCCGCGCAGTCCGTCGGGGCTGGCCTGGGGGTCGTAGCGGTAGACCAGGGAGTCGGAGACCAGGTCCTCGGTGAGGGCGTCCAGGGTGGACAGCCACTTGGGGTCGGTGGGCGCGACGAACTTGCCGAGCGGCATCATCAGCAGGGAGGCGTCCAGGACGTCACCGCCCTCGTACTGCACGAAGGCGCCGCGCCGCACGGACCAGCCGCGGTCCATGATCCGCCGGTAGATCGCGTCGCGGGCCTGCCGCCAGCGGGGCAGGTCGGCGGGCAGTCCGCGCCGGTTGGCGAGGCGGATGGCGCGCTCGATCGCGATCCAGCACATCAGACGCGAGTACGTGAAGTTCTTGCGGCCACCCCGGGTCTCCCACACGCCCTCGTCGGGCTGGTCCCAGTGCGCGCACACCCAGTCGACCAGCTGGCATACGTCGTCCCACTGGTCGCTGGAGATCGGCTGGGCCCATTTGTCGTAGAGGTAGATCGAGTCGATCAGGGCGCCGTAGATGTCGAGCTGGAGCTGGTCGGCGGCGGCGTTGCCGACCCGGACCGGGGCGGAGCCCAGGTGGCCCTCCAGGTGCGGCAGCACCCGTTCGGGCAGGTCGGTGCGGCCGTCGATGCCGTACATGATCTGCAGCGGCGCGCTCCCGTCGGCGTCGCTGGGGCTGACGTGCGTGGTCAGGAAGCGCATGAACGCCTCGGCTTCACCGGCGAAGCCGAGCCGCAGCAGCGCGTAGACGGCGAAGGCGGCATCGCGCACCCACACATACCGGTAGTCCCAGTTGCGCTCCCCGCCGAGCTGCTCGGGCAGGCTGGTGGTGGGGGCGGCGACGATGGCGCCGGTGGGGGCGTAGGTGAGCAGCTTCAGGGTGAGGGCGGAGCGGTGCACCATCTCGCGCCAGCGGCCCCGGTAGCGGGACTGGTGCAGCCAGCGCCGCCAGTAGGCGACGGTGGCGTTGAACTCGTGCTCGGCCTCGGCGTGGGCGCAGCCGCGCGGGGCCACCGCGTCGCCCACCTGGTCGAGGGCGAACACCGCCGTCTCGCCCTCGCCGAGCTTGAAGTCGCCGCGCGCGTCCCGCTCGTCGCACTCCAGGTCGACCGTGGAGGTCAGCGACAGGGACCGTTCGACGGACTCGAAGACGAGGGTGGCGCCGGCGCTGCGCAGGGTGTGCGGGGCGGCGCCGTAGTCGAACCGCGGGGCGACCAGCACTCGGAAGGGCACCGTGCCGCGGACGCAGACCACGCGCCGGATGAGCCGGTGCCGGCCCTCCTCGCCCGCGCCGGCCGCGCTGTCCGAGGTCACCGGCATGAAGTCCTGCACCTCGCCGACGCCGTCCTCGGTGAAGAACCGGGTGATCAGCACGTTGGTGTCGGGGAAGTAGAACTGCTTGGTACGCGCGGGTACGGCGGCGGCCAGCTCGAACCTGCCGCCGCGCTCGGCGTCGAGGATGGCCGCGAAGACGCTGGGGGCGTCGAAGGACGGACAGCAGTACCAGTCGATCGTGCCGTTCGTGCCGACCAGTGCCACACTGCGCAGGTCGCCGATGAGCCCGTGCTCGGCGATCGGCAGATAGCGGGAGCTGGGGCGGGCGTCCTCGGGAAACGGGGTCTCGGCCATCGTCGGCCTCCCGGTGAGCGGTGCGGGATGTTTTCCAGCTTAGGAGCGAGTGCTCTCCGGTGGCGTGGGAAGGCGCTGCGGGGAATGGTGAGAGTGTGCCCCGTTCGGCGGCACCGGCACGGATGCGGTCATCCGGACCGAGGAGGAGGCATCATGTCGACAACCACACCCGACGAGTCCCGGTCGTCCGAAGACCACTGCACCCCGGACGCCCTGCTCCACTCCGCTCCCTCCAGGGATGTCACCCCGGAGGACCTGGTGCTGGCGGCGGGCAGGGACGTCACACCGAAGAATCTCGACTGGGCACGCCGCAAGATGGAGAAGGAGGGCCCGACAGCCATCGAGAGGCTGCTGCCGTAGGGCGGTCCGGGGAAACCAGGGGCTCCGATTTCGAACGGGGGCAGGGGAGCCGGCCCAAAGGGGCGCGGGGAACCGCGCGATCGAGCACGGACCACCCGCGCCCGCCGGACGGCGTCAAGCCTTACGGCCAACAGGCGTCGGCGACACACACCACCCGCACGAAGCACACCGCGTTGTTGGCGAGGCCACCGCGGTTCCAGTGCTGATCAAGCGGCTGGACATGTCCGTCGGCGTCGCTCGCCCGGGTGCCCACCGCGTGCTCCCCGGGCGTCGCGGTCCAGGTGTGATGCCAGGCCCGCCAAGCCCACCGGTGCCCGTCCACGACCGGGTCGAGCACAGCCGGCTCCCAATGCGCCCCGCCGTCCGTACTGACCTCCACCGAGGAAACGGGCGCCTGCCCGGACCACGCGCGGCCGGAAAGCCTCACCGGTCCCGGCCGCACCACCCGCGTCCGGGACATGAAGTCGGGAAAGCCGGGCGGCACCAGCAGGGCGCGCGGCGCGATCCGTGTGACCGGCTCGCCCTCCTCGTCGGGGGTGCGCCGGATCCGGTAGGCGACCGACTGCTGGAAGCCCGTGAACGGTACGTCGCCGACGGTGACCGAGCGCAGCCACTTCACCTGGGCCATGCCGTACCAGCCGGGCACGATCAGGCGCAGGGGCCGGCCGTGCTGCGGCGGCAGCGGCGCGCCGTTCATGGCGGTGGCGACCAGCACCTGCGGGTCGTCGCCGGTGGCCACGGACAGGGGCAGGGCGCGCTGGTAGTCCTGCTCGACACCGCGCTCCACCCCGTGGTCGGCGCCGGTGAAGACGACGTCCACGGCCGCCGGGTCCGCGCCCGCCTCGGCGAGCAGCCGCCGGAGCGGTACGCCGGTCCAGTCGGCGGTGCCGACCGCCTCCACCAGCCAGGGCTGGCTGACCGGCCGGGGTGTGAGCAGGGCCCGGCCGTTGCCCGCGCACTCCAGCGTGACCCGGGTGGTGACCTGCGGGAACGACAGCAGATCGGCGAGGGACAGGTCGAGCGGGGTGCGCACGTGTCCGTCGACGGTCAGCCGCCAGGCACCGGCGTCCGGCACGTACGGGATGTCGTAGTGCGTGAGGACGTAGTGCAGTCCGGGCGGGGTGACGTCGTGCCGCAGGGCCTCCAGGGGCAGACCGTGGTTGCGGGTGGCGAGCGCGAGTTCGTCGGCGCCGATCCCCTCGTCGGGACCGGCCAGCCGGGCGGGGGCGCTCAGGTCACCGGGTCGCTGACCCATGGCGTCATTGTCCTCCCGGGACACGGGCGCGGCGAGGACAGCGGAGGACGACCGCAACTCCCGGGCGGCTCGGCGGATTTCGACGGCGATCTCTTCCGGAGCGGGCCGCGGGCCTGACAGACTCCCGAGGGTGCCCGACTTCGATTTCGACATGCTCGTCATAGGATCCGGTCCCGGCGGTCAGAAGGCCGCCATCGCCGCGGCCAAGCTGGGCCGCCGGGTGGCCGTCGTCGACCGCCCCGACATGCTCGGCGGGGTCTCCCTGCACACCGGGACCATCCCCTCCAAGACCTTGCGCGAGGCCGTGCTGTATCTGACCGGCCTCACCCAGCGCGATCTGTACGGGCAGAGCTACCGGCTGAAGGACGACATCACCGTCGCCGACCTGACCGCACGCACCCAGCATGTGGTCGGCCGCGAGGTGGACGTCGTCCGCAGCCAGCTCACCCGCAACCAGGTGACCGTGTACTCCGGCACGGCCCGCTTCGCCGACCCGCACACCATCGCGCTGTCCGAGCTCTCCGGCCGGGAACGGCGCCTGAGCGCCGGGCACATCGTCATCGCCACCGGCACCAGGCCGGCCCGCCCGGACACGGTCGAGTTCGACGGGCGGACGATCATGGACTCCGACAACGTGCTCTCGCTGGAGCGGGTGCCGCGTTCCATGGTGATCGTCGGCGCGGGCGTCATCGGCATGGAGTACGCCTCCATGTTCGCCGCGCTGGGCAGCAAGGTGACCGTGGTGGAGAAGCGTCCCGGGATGCTGGACCTGTGTGATGTCGAGATCGTGGAGTCGCTCAAGTACCACCTACGCGATCTGGCCGTCACCTTCCGCTTCGGCGAGACCGTCGCCGCCGTCGAACGCCATCCGCGGGGCACGCTCACCGTGCTGGAGAGCGGCAAGAAGATCCCCGCGGACACGGTGATGTACTCGGCCGGCCGGCAGGGCCTCACCGACGAACTCGACCTGGGCAGGGCCGGGCTGGCGGCGGACGCACGGGGCCGGATCGCGGTGGACGAGCACTACCGCACCGAGGTGCCGCACATCTACGCCGTCGGTGACGTCATCGGCTTCCCCGCCCTCGCGGCGACCTCGATGGAGCAGGGCCGTGCGGCCGCGTACCACGCGTGCGGGGAGCCGGCCGAGCGGATGCACCATCTGCAGCCGATCGGGATCTACACCATCCCCGAGATCAGTTTCGTCGGGCGGACCGAGGACCAGCTGACCGAGGACCGGGTGCCGTTCGAGGTGGGCGTGGCCCGGTACCGGGAGCTGGCCCGCGGGCAGATCATCGGGGACTCGCACGGCATGCTGAAGCTGCTGGTCTCCGCTGTGGACCGCACGCTGCTCGGGGTGCACTGCTTCGGGTCGGGCGCGACGGAGCTGATTCACATCGGGCAGTCGGTGATGGGGTGCGGGGGGACCGTCGACTATCTGGTCAACGCGGTCTTCAACTATCCGACGCTTGCCGAGTCGTACAAGGTGGCTGCGCTGGATGCGACGAACCGGCTCCGCCAGGTGGACCGGTTGGGGTAGCGCCGTCCCGGTTGCTGTTCCGATGCCGGGTGCTGGACGGTCCGAGGCTCAGGTTTCTTCCTCCACCACGTGTACCGCCGCCTCCTCCGCTCCCGCCGCTCCCCCGTCGATACCGACGTCCCGGGCCACCTCCTCCTTGACGGTGTCGGGGTGCGCGCCCTCGTCCGGGGCGACCAGACGGCCCGCCCGGGTTTCCCCCACCTCGGGATCGAGCGGCTCGCCCTCGCCGCCGGGGAGGTCGCCGATGCCGTCGCCCGACGGTGCGGTCACGTCGGGGGTTTCCTGGCCGAGGCGTTCGTCCAGGGTCTCGCCCGCGTGCTGTTCGGCGGCGGTGGTGCCGTGCCTGGTCGTGGCCAAGGGGCGTTCGGGCGGGGAGTAGCCCTCGTCGAGGACGTCGTCGTAGGTGCGCTCGTCGACCGCGTCCTGGAGGTCCAGGGGACCTGCGTCCTCCTGTTCCTCGTTGGTCCCGGTGGGCTGGTAGGCGTCGTCCGCCATCGGGGTCTGCTCGGACTCCTGGTCGCTCATGGTCGCCTCCTGCTGCGCTCGCGGGCGGTCCAGGTCCGCGTTTCCCGCAGCCGGGCGGCTAACCCCCCGAGGCCCGCGATCAGGTCAGTCGGCGGACTGTTCGGCGAGGCCGGCCGTCCACTTCTCCTCGATGCGGCCCGCCTTCCACACCAGCAGGGCGATCGCCCAGGTGGCGAAGAACAGGCCGACGATGACGAAGCCGACGGTGTTGAGGTCGAGGCCGGAGATCCAGTCCCAGAAGGCGCCGTGCAGGTCGAGCTTGTCGGCGAGGAGGCCGAGGAGCTCGACCGTGCCGATGATGAGGGCGACGGCAACGGACAGACCGGTGATGGTGAGGTTGTAGTAGACCTTGCGGACCGGCTTGGAGAACGCCCACTCGTAGGCGAAGTTCATGAACGAGCCGTCGATGGTGTCCAGCAGCGACATCCCGGCCGCGAAGAGCACCGGCAGGCACAGGATGGCGTACCAGGGCAGGCCGGAGGCGGCGCCGGAACCGGCGAGGACCAGCAGCGCGATCTCCGTCGCGGTGTCGAAGCCGAGGCCGAACAGCAGGCCCAGCGGGTACATCTGCCACGGCTTGCTGATGGTACCGGTGACCCGGCCGAGCAGGCGGTTCATGAAGCCGCGGTTGTTCAGCTGCGTCTCCAGGGCGGCCTCGTCGTAGGCGCCGGAGCGCATCTGCCGGAAGACCTTCCAGATGCCGGCGAGGATGACGAGGTTGATGCCGGCGATCAGGTAGAGGAACGTTCCGGAGACCGTCGTACCGATCAGGCCCGTCACCTCGTGCAGATGCGAGTTGTCGTCGCGGACCGGTCCGGCCAGGGTCTTCATGCCGAGCGAAAGCAGCAGGGAGAGGCCGAAGACGATGCTGGAGTGGCCGAGGGAGAACCAGAAGCCCACCGACAGCGGGCGCTGCCCCTGGCCCATCAGCTTGCGGGTGGTGTTGTCGATGGCCGCGATGTGGTCGGCGTCGAAGGCGTGCCGCATGCCGAGGGTGTAGGCGGTGACGCCGATGCCGATACCGAAG
Above is a genomic segment from Streptomyces fodineus containing:
- a CDS encoding DUF5709 domain-containing protein, producing MSDQESEQTPMADDAYQPTGTNEEQEDAGPLDLQDAVDERTYDDVLDEGYSPPERPLATTRHGTTAAEQHAGETLDERLGQETPDVTAPSGDGIGDLPGGEGEPLDPEVGETRAGRLVAPDEGAHPDTVKEEVARDVGIDGGAAGAEEAAVHVVEEET
- a CDS encoding glycoside hydrolase family 15 protein, which produces MAETPFPEDARPSSRYLPIAEHGLIGDLRSVALVGTNGTIDWYCCPSFDAPSVFAAILDAERGGRFELAAAVPARTKQFYFPDTNVLITRFFTEDGVGEVQDFMPVTSDSAAGAGEEGRHRLIRRVVCVRGTVPFRVLVAPRFDYGAAPHTLRSAGATLVFESVERSLSLTSTVDLECDERDARGDFKLGEGETAVFALDQVGDAVAPRGCAHAEAEHEFNATVAYWRRWLHQSRYRGRWREMVHRSALTLKLLTYAPTGAIVAAPTTSLPEQLGGERNWDYRYVWVRDAAFAVYALLRLGFAGEAEAFMRFLTTHVSPSDADGSAPLQIMYGIDGRTDLPERVLPHLEGHLGSAPVRVGNAAADQLQLDIYGALIDSIYLYDKWAQPISSDQWDDVCQLVDWVCAHWDQPDEGVWETRGGRKNFTYSRLMCWIAIERAIRLANRRGLPADLPRWRQARDAIYRRIMDRGWSVRRGAFVQYEGGDVLDASLLMMPLGKFVAPTDPKWLSTLDALTEDLVSDSLVYRYDPQASPDGLRGDEGTFSICSFWYVEALVRAGRLDEARLAFEKMLTYANHLGLYAEEIGRTGEQQGNFPQAFTHLALISAAFNLDRALG
- a CDS encoding HoxN/HupN/NixA family nickel/cobalt transporter, translated to MTAAPESAPSLPVQADAKRSAWHRLRGSMTRQEWIRVGGMAAFVLALHIIGWGTLVGIIAPQHFSVGTQSFGIGIGVTAYTLGMRHAFDADHIAAIDNTTRKLMGQGQRPLSVGFWFSLGHSSIVFGLSLLLSLGMKTLAGPVRDDNSHLHEVTGLIGTTVSGTFLYLIAGINLVILAGIWKVFRQMRSGAYDEAALETQLNNRGFMNRLLGRVTGTISKPWQMYPLGLLFGLGFDTATEIALLVLAGSGAASGLPWYAILCLPVLFAAGMSLLDTIDGSFMNFAYEWAFSKPVRKVYYNLTITGLSVAVALIIGTVELLGLLADKLDLHGAFWDWISGLDLNTVGFVIVGLFFATWAIALLVWKAGRIEEKWTAGLAEQSAD
- a CDS encoding SpoIIE family protein phosphatase/ATP-binding protein, with the translated sequence MVRLPGRPGTRPPRPFGPPRAAQGPRPQGSGTNGGRPGVLRSAVTGRSVAGQVFILQVVIVLLLIVAAVVAQVLQVRHDTDREAENRSLAVAETFAHSPGIAAALRLPDPTAVLQPRAEAARKATGVDFIVVMNTDGIRYTHPNPDRIGKKFVGTIAPAVAGGTVTEHVSGTIGPLVQVVVPVQDAGGKVVGLVSAGITTTHVGGAAAQQLPLLLAAAAVALALATAGTALVSRRLLRQTHGLGPYEMTRMYEHHDAVLHAVREGVLIVGDGGRLLLANDEAHRLLDLPEDAEQRTVLELGLDDETAALLASGRVATDEVHLVGDRLVAINQRPTDLRGGPAGSVTTLRDSTELRALSGRAEVARERLNMLYDAGVGIGTSLDVSRTAEELAKLVVPRFADFATVDLFDAVLHGEEPRPGTALRRAACAGTREDCPLYPVGERIRFVATSPQARSLTTGQSVLVPRLRDAPGWRAQDLERTDQVLAFGIHSLITVPLRAGSLVLGVANFWRSEKPQPFDAEELTLADELVARAAVSIDNARRYTREHSMAVTLQRSLLPRSLPEQGALEIAYRYLPAQAGVGGDWFDVLPLSGARVALVVGDVVGHGLHAAATMGRLRTAVHNFSALDLPPDELLGLLDELVGRIDQQETAADGAAAITGATCLYAVYDPVARVCTVARAGHPPPALVHSDGRVEFPEVPAGPPLGLGGLPFETAELELAQDSRLVLYTDGLVEDRERDIDAGLDMLSDALRGTPGASPEETCRAVLDHLPGRPSDDVALIVARTRVLGPDRVAEWQVPSDPAAVSEVRAAVTRQLADWNLEELDFTTELILSELVTNAIRYGRGPIGVRLLRDRTLICEVSDRSTTSPHLRYAASTDEGGRGLFLVAQLAERWGTRYTPNGKIIWAEQPLP
- a CDS encoding molybdopterin-dependent oxidoreductase, with the translated sequence MGQRPGDLSAPARLAGPDEGIGADELALATRNHGLPLEALRHDVTPPGLHYVLTHYDIPYVPDAGAWRLTVDGHVRTPLDLSLADLLSFPQVTTRVTLECAGNGRALLTPRPVSQPWLVEAVGTADWTGVPLRRLLAEAGADPAAVDVVFTGADHGVERGVEQDYQRALPLSVATGDDPQVLVATAMNGAPLPPQHGRPLRLIVPGWYGMAQVKWLRSVTVGDVPFTGFQQSVAYRIRRTPDEEGEPVTRIAPRALLVPPGFPDFMSRTRVVRPGPVRLSGRAWSGQAPVSSVEVSTDGGAHWEPAVLDPVVDGHRWAWRAWHHTWTATPGEHAVGTRASDADGHVQPLDQHWNRGGLANNAVCFVRVVCVADACWP
- the sthA gene encoding Si-specific NAD(P)(+) transhydrogenase: MLVIGSGPGGQKAAIAAAKLGRRVAVVDRPDMLGGVSLHTGTIPSKTLREAVLYLTGLTQRDLYGQSYRLKDDITVADLTARTQHVVGREVDVVRSQLTRNQVTVYSGTARFADPHTIALSELSGRERRLSAGHIVIATGTRPARPDTVEFDGRTIMDSDNVLSLERVPRSMVIVGAGVIGMEYASMFAALGSKVTVVEKRPGMLDLCDVEIVESLKYHLRDLAVTFRFGETVAAVERHPRGTLTVLESGKKIPADTVMYSAGRQGLTDELDLGRAGLAADARGRIAVDEHYRTEVPHIYAVGDVIGFPALAATSMEQGRAAAYHACGEPAERMHHLQPIGIYTIPEISFVGRTEDQLTEDRVPFEVGVARYRELARGQIIGDSHGMLKLLVSAVDRTLLGVHCFGSGATELIHIGQSVMGCGGTVDYLVNAVFNYPTLAESYKVAALDATNRLRQVDRLG